One Saccharomyces kudriavzevii IFO 1802 strain IFO1802 genome assembly, chromosome: 4 genomic region harbors:
- the PIB1 gene encoding phosphatidylinositol-3-phosphate-binding ubiquitin-protein ligase (similar to Saccharomyces cerevisiae PIB1 (YDR313C); ancestral locus Anc_5.339), whose translation MVIKEDCINNLARWQADEESQCCFQCKTNFSFLIRRHHCRCCGRIFCSSCTENFVNYNQKKVHALQKKNSDLESPPYRTCNECYDNLLHLNLLVSSANRDPRLLQTTAPSSTDLPAALGDNSDEDTETLEDTVDQGETGTGCGNGENPQNEEERFCPICNTDLVQFADEEETRKHVEDCILRAENAQQHTTTSEEAANDSAKESPASQNRMLVYKIPPITSGDENGSVIKECPICFEDMEPGEKVGRLECLCVFHYKCIKDWFHKKAQMNAAQRGNGKSFVKRNFCPFHDAVF comes from the coding sequence ATGGTTATCAAAGAGGATTGCATAAATAATCTTGCCAGGTGGCAGGCAGACGAAGAATCCCAATGCTGTTTTCAATGTAAGACGAACTTTTCGTTCTTGATAAGAAGACACCATTGTAGGTGCTGCGGGAGGATATTTTGCTCTTCCTGTACTGAGAACTTTGTAAACTataatcaaaagaaagtcCATGCCctgcagaaaaaaaatagcgATTTGGAATCACCGCCATACAGAACTTGTAACGAGTGCTATGACAATCTCCTGCATTTAAATTTACTAGTATCCTCTGCCAATAGAGATCCAAGACTATTGCAAACCACGGCGCCATCAAGTACAGATTTACCCGCTGCCCTGGGGGATAACAGTGATGAAGATACGGAAACCCTGGAAGACACGGTAGATCAAGGTGAGACAGGAACGGGATGCGGAAACGGTGAAAATCCAcaaaacgaagaagaacGATTTTGCCCTATTTGTAATACAGATCTTGTGCAGTTtgctgatgaagaagaaactagAAAACACGTAGAGGATTGCATACTGAGAGCTGAAAATGCCCAGCAACATACAACTACATCAGAAGAAGCGGCAAATGACTCCGCAAAAGAAAGCCCTGCTTCTCAAAATAGAATGTTAGTGTATAAGATACCCCCCATTACCAGTGGTGACGAAAACGGTTCTGTAATCAAAGAATGCCCGATCTGCTTCGAAGATATGGAACCTGGCGAAAAAGTTGGAAGACTAGAGTGCTTATGTGTTTTCCATTATAAATGCATCAAAGACTGGTTTCATAAGAAAGCGCAAATGAATGCAGCCCAGAgaggaaatggaaaatctTTCGTTAAGCGGAACTTTTGTCCATTCCATGACGCTGTATTTTAA